From the genome of Papaver somniferum cultivar HN1 chromosome 2, ASM357369v1, whole genome shotgun sequence, one region includes:
- the LOC113348498 gene encoding V-type proton ATPase subunit e1-like — translation MGFLITTLIFIAVGVIASLFARVCCNRGPSTNLFHLTLVITATVCCWMMWAIVYLAQLNPLIVPILSEE, via the exons ATGGGTTTCTTAATAACAACCCTAATTTTCATCGCTGTTGGTGTTATTGCATCTCTTTTTGCTAGAGTTTGCTGTAACAGAGGACCATCTACAAATCT ATTCCACCTTACATTGGTTATCACAGCAACGGTTTGTTGCTGGATGAT GTGGGCAATCGTGTATCTTGCACAGCTAAATCCATTAATCGTTCCGATTCTCAGTGAAGAGTGA